The following DNA comes from Brassica oleracea var. oleracea cultivar TO1000 chromosome C5, BOL, whole genome shotgun sequence.
ATACCGCAGTATCCATATGTGAGAAGAAGGGATAATTTACCAGAGCCGAAGGAGAAGGAGAAGCCGGTTGGACTGTGGTCAATCATCAAAGAAAACATTGGCAAAGACTTGTCTGGAGTTTGTCTCCCCGTTTATTTTAATGAGCCACTTTCTTCTCTCCAGAAGTGCTTTGAGGATTTGGAGTACTCTTACTTGATAGACAGAGCACTTGAGTGGGGCAAACAGGTCAGATCCTTGCGAGTTTCACTCCCAAAAGCTGAAGCAATTTCGTTTTAACATTATAGTGTTTTTCTCGTTTTCAGGGCAATGAGTTGATGAGGCTTCTAAACATCGCAGCTTTCGCTGTATCTGGCTATGCGTCCACGGAAGGCAGGCAGTGCAAACCTTTTAATCCTCTACTGGGCGAGACATATGAAGCTGATTATCCAGATAAAGGACTTCGTTTCTTTTCTGAGAAGGCAAGTCAACCAACACATCTCTCTCCTCTTCTACTGCAAGACTTGTATTGAAATGTTATATTTGATTAATTTTCTAAATTCATTGAGCATGTAATTATGTTTCTTAGGTGAGTCATCATCCAATGATTGTTGCTTGCCACTGTGAGGGACAAGGTTGGAATTTCTGGGGAGACTCAAATATCAAAGGAAAATTTTGGGGACGGTCAATCCAGCTTGACCCTGTTGGTGTCTTGACATTAAAATTTGATGATGGTGAGACGTATCAGTGGAGCAAGGTCACCACTTCCATATACAACATCATCCTGGGGAAACTTTACTGTGATCATTATGGAACTATGCGCATCAAAGGCGGTGGCAGTTACTCCTGCAAGTTGAAGTTCAAGGAGCAGTCAGTCATAGATCGAAACCCTCGTCAGGTAGTATAATGATTTTATAAAATTTTCTTTCTGCTCCATAGTTATATATGATTACCGAGAGAACTATAAAAGTCATCATTGGTTTTTGTAAATCATCTTTCAGGTACATGGGTTTGTGCAAGACAATAGAACTGGGGAGAAAGTAGCTATCTTGATAGGCAAATGGGATGAGGCAATGTACTATGTGTTGGGGGATCCGACAACAAAGCCAAAGGGATATGATCCAATGACAGAAGCTGTGTTACTGTGGGAGAGAGACAAATCTCCTACGAAAACAAGATACAACCTCTCCCCTTTTGCAATCTCTCTTAATGAGATAACTCCTGGGATGATGGACAAATTGCCTCCAACGGATTCGAGATTGAGACCTGACCAAAGGCACTTAGAAAACGGTGAATACGAGGCAGCAAATGCTGAGAAACTGAGACTTGAACAGCTGCAGAGACAGGTACAAATTTCACTTTTAAACAGTTTGTGTATCTAGGTGATATCATCTTGATTGATAAGGCTATTTGTTAAGTCTAGTTGATGACTATGGTACTGAATGTCGAAGAGTGTATTTTGATTTTTTTGTGTGTGGTGTAGGCAAGGAGGCTGCAGGAGAAAGGATGGAAACCGAGATGGTTCGAGAAAGATGAAGAAGGGAATTATCGGTACGTGGGAGGTTACTGGGAAGCGAGAGAGAAGAAAGATTGGGAGAAGATCACTGACATTTTCAAGAAGCAGCAGCAACAGCGTAACAGTGTTTCATCTTCTTCATAATCATCTCATGTTTTTGTTCCTTTATTTGTTTCTTTTTTTTTTAATTAATATATATTGAAAGATTTTCACCATTCCCTCATTGTGCTTCTGTGAAAATTTGGCCAGAACCTTTGTTGGTGTGTGTGTGTGTGCATTATATGTAGATTCTCATTCAGACTTATTGGAGACTAGTAAATTATCCGATTAGGATTTGGCCAGAACCTTTGTTGATATTGTAGAGTCTTGTCATCGAGGATTTAACTGTTTCTTGATGTCATAGAGTCTTGTCATTTGCATTTTGCAAGCTTTAGCATGTTTCTATCACCAATAGTTTGAATATCCATAAACAGAGCCAGCAAATTTTCAATGACAAGACTCTACAACATCAAGAAACTGTTCAAATCATTCTCGAGAATCAATCACGTAAAGCTCATACCTTTCGATTCATAAGAAGAGATCCAGGGAGGCTTTGAACTGTTTGTAGATCAGCTGGAGCTCTGTTTGGTAATCATCCTGGTCACATTTGATTTTACCTTGGAGCATAGGAAGGCTGAGCTTCTCGGAGCTCCGGCGTACGAGAGATCCGGCCATAATCGAAGGTTTTGGGAGAGAGAAAGAAACACTACGGTGAGGTCTGTTTATATCGTTAAGGCATAGTTATTTATTGTACCGGGTCGGTTTAGGGTTTGATCGTCTCCGATTCTCTGGTTCTGTCGGTTTATGATTTGATAAATCATGAGAAATATAACACTTTATGTATCTCACGTTTCATCTCATATGCAATTTTAATAACATTTCATGTTTTATCTCGTACTAACTAGAGTGTAGAGACACATGAAGCTATAAAAATCTTAGATAATTAAACTTACCATCACTGATATTATAAGATGCGATGTAAGAAACAGACAATGTTTAATTTGTCATAATTTTAGTTGGAGCATATCTCGTAATAAAATGTAATCTATTTATAGGATAAAAACAAATCAAAATAACGCAAATACAATTACTACAAGTAAAGTAAGCAAATTAAAAGTAATGTAACTTGTGATATGCTTATAGTGAAAGTATCTGCCGGTTTGTAACAGACACCACTAATAAATCATTTATTAAAAAAGTATGGTATGAATTATAGAACATTATTGATACGTACGTACGTAAAGTTTGAAACATACAAACGAAGGGTATTGATAGTTATTAAGAGTTTCATGTCTTTCGTCAGTATAGTGAGTGAATAGAACCAAGAAAGAAACATACATTTATGTCACACAGACTCGCAAATGACATGACAAATATATATATAGTTACGACTAATTTGTGCATGAAGTATGGTCTCAAGGTGACCATTACGCCAAGTTCGATTGAAGAGAAGAAACTAGAGTCATGTTCCATGTAGAAAGCATTGTAGAATCCAGTACCTTTTAGAGGAACTCAGATTTGATGACTAAACAGCAGTTTAACACATCTTTTGACCTATACAATACTTTGTTTTGGAGCAAGTAATCTTCAGAATATATCTTATACTAATCCATTTATCATTCATACCAATCTCATTTTAACACATGAGTGAAAAAAAATGGTGTCATGTTCTTCTCCAAGCTAATTGATCTATCAGAACATTGCATTCATTTTCACTGCAATACGCCAATAGGCCCAATACTATTTGGCAATATATTTCGGATTAATGACCTAAGTGCACTCACATCCCCACTGAGCGATTTTGTTTTAAAATACTACTCTCTCCTGTTTTTATTATCGTTCTACGGTAAAATTTTCATTTCAAAATAATTGCTGTTTTATAATTTTAATACAAAATTATAAACAGTATTTTCCAGTTTATTTTTTTATTAGTTGAATTATAATTAGATGTATAGATAATGTTGTTTTTATTTTGGAAATATGCAGAATTAAATATTTTTTTTAATTCTTGTGCATAAACATAAGATGAAAAATAAAATGAAACGGAGGGAATAATAAATTTGGTGAGATGACCTATATTTATGTTAATTCGGTTTCACTTATGTTTTCAATATAATGAACATCCAAGAATAAAAGAGTTTATAACTTATAAGGTTATGTCACCAAAGCCATGAGCGAAAAATTTGCATTTGTAGGAGCATTCTTTGCGCTTGTTACGCATATTGCCAACACACAAATTGCATTGTCAATACGAACCTATACCTTTCGTGTCTCACAAGAAACTTTGATCTTCTTGAAATAGACCAACTTACCAGAGCTAACTGTCTCCAAGAAAGACAGCCACAAAAGTGGTGTTCTTAAGCCAAAAAACATAAAACGCATGAAAACAAATCCTCAAATATTCTCCCAGTAATTTCACTTCTACATCAAACTTGAGAGAGCTTACAATGTCTGAAACCTCTTCCATGTCTTTAACAGAGAGAATTTACAATCATCTTTGTCTCTTCGATGTCTCTCTCGCGTTGTTAGGACTCTTTGTTTTCTGTTGCGTGCGTGAGAAGTTAGCCAAGAAACCAGGTCCAACGACATGGCCAGTGTTTGGAGTTACTACAGAGTTCTTCTTTAACAGGAACGATGTCTACGGTTGGGTCACAAGATGCTTAAAAACATGTCGAGGTACGTTTCTTTACCGCGGAATCTGGCTCGGTGGTTCTTACGGAGCCGTGACTTGTGTACCCGCCAACGTCGAGTACATGCTCAAGACCAACTTCAAGAACTTCCCCAAAGGCGTCTTCTTCAACGAAAGATTCAACGATCTCCTCGAGGATGGCATCTTTAACGCCGATCACGAGTCTTGGAAGGAGCAAAGACGGATCATCATAACCGAAATGCATTCGACTCGGTTTGTGGAGCATTCTTTTCAGACAACGCAGGATTTGGTGAGGGAGAAGCTGTTGAATGTGATGGAGAGTTTTGAAAAGTCACAAGAGGCTTTTGACCTACAAGATGTGCTCTTGCGCTTGACGTTTGACAACATCTGCATCGCTGGTCTTGGCGACAACCCTGGAACACTTGGTTCTGATCTTCCTCTTGTCCCATTTGCTCAAGCTTTTGAAGAAGCAACGGAGTCTACTCTTTTTAGGTTCATGATTCCTCCTTTTGTGTGGAAGACTATGAGGTTCTTGGACGTTGGGTATGAGAAAGGTCTGAGGAAAGCTGTTGAGGTGGTTCATGAGTTTGTTGACAAGATGGTCGTGGAGCGTATCTGCAAGCTCAAGGAGGAGAAAACGTTAGGGAACAGATCAGATGTACTCTCGAGAATCATCGAGATAGAAAGTCATCACAAGAAGAGCGATGAGAAAGATCCTTCCATAGTCAAGTTTTTCAGACAGTTCTGCACTAGTTTCATCTTAGCTGGGAGAGACACGAGTTCAGTTGCACTAACATGGTTCTTTTGGGTGATACAGAGACACCCTGAAGTCGAAAACAAAATCATCAGCGAGGTCAGAGAGATCTTGAGACAGAGAGGAGATCATAATCAAACTAGTCTCTTCACGGTCAAGGAACTAAACGACATGGTGTATCTACAAGCAGCACTCTCGGAGACCATGAGGCTTTATCCTCCAATCCCTATGGAGATGAAACAAGCCACTGAAGACGATGTTTTCCCTGATGGGACGTTTCTAAGTAAAGGCTCGCGAGTTTACTTTGCGATATACGCCATGGGAAGGATGGAATCAATCTGGGGGAAAGACTGTGAGGTGTTTAGACCAGAGAGATGGATACAAGCAGGGAGTTTCGTGAGCGATGACCAGTTTAAATACGTTGTGTTTAATGCTGGGCCAAGGCTTTGTTTAGGGAAGACATTTGCTTACTTGCAGATGAAGACAGTAGCTGCTTCTGTATTGTTGAGGTACTCGGTGAAGGTTGATCCAGATCATGTTGTTGTCCCTAGAGTAACGACGACTTTGTACATGAAGCACGGTCTCAAGGTGACCATCTCGCCAAGGTCGCTGGAAGAGAAGAGGTAAATATTCCACGTGGCATATCATGGAGAAGTTACTAGAGTTATGTTTAGTGTATAATCATTGCGAAAGATAACACTTGATAGAGGAGGTTGACCTTCTCTTATAGTATCAAAAAACTGCAATGTAACAACTTCAACTTCACTTTATATATTTTCATTAATGCAAATTTTCTGTTTAATAATTCAAATAATTTACCGAAAGATGATTTTTTTTTTAGGTATTAGAGATAAAGTAATTGAACATCGGGAATTCAATGAGACATTAATTAATATATAAAGGGTTAGGGTCAATTCACTAATTATCAATTATTTTTAAGTTGGAAGTCCGTAATAAACTCGAATCTAACATTAGAATTAACAATGATATATTAAGAAATGAATTTGAACAAGAGATATTCTAACATTTTCTTGATTATTTTTCTAATCTAAAACGAGGACTTAATTAATTTTCTAATAGTTTGCTAGTCATATTAAGAGCTTTACAGCAAATCCGATTTGGGAGACAAATTCTCCAACTGTTTGTACAGTCTTGATCCCTTCAATGGCCTTGTTGCGTTAATGATAGTGAACCATTGGCTCATTGGCTCACAAGAACTGTCCTTACTCAGACATTTGCAAGCATTAGCCAGAACTTTGTCGTCTGCGGCCACGTCAAGGCAAACAGAAGTGTTGTTACTTGTTGTTGAAGCTAAGTGCATCTTAGATGCCGAGATAGTCTGCCATATTGAACCGGGACTTGAACAATCCGTCTTAGTCATCGTAACCCTGTTTCCTGGTCCGTTGCTCTGTAAACACAAAGACTGGTCTTTGATTCGTAGTGTTTGCTTAGTGTAGCTCCATGGTTCGGAACTGTTGCATGGACCAAGAGTAAGCATTGTCGTGTCATTGAGAGACCGTACTAGGCAGAGTCCGGTATATGGATGGAAAACCAGATTGTAAGCATCAGTTGAAGGCCCCGGTCCTAGTAAACCAAATCGAACCAAAAAAAATTAGTGACTGAAGCAAATCTTGGTTAAGCTTCTAGAAACTTTTGCGATGTATGTTATGCACCTTGAAGCTGAGATTGAAGAAGAGTGATCTTTTGCAAGAAACTCGAGTTTCGAACGCTAATCCAATCCGAATCCAACACACCATAATACTCAACCAAACCGACCTTACCTTCTCTCAAGTAATAACTTCCGGTTAGGGCCCATAGCGACCAATCAACATCATTACCGGCCGCCCAACCACTTACACATCCGAAATAGCGATTATCATCTGCGTTTCCTCCTCTTTCGTCTATACCAAACTCGCTGAGGAACAAGGGAAAGCCTTTGTTGAGGAGAAACTCGCCACCGTTTCTTATCCGGTTTAGAACTCGACCGCAGATATCGTTAGGGTTGTTGGTCGCCCAGTTTCCGTCACTGAAAGAGTACCAATGGAGCTCGAACACGAGTTTTTTGGTGAATGATAGTTTTACGGGTCTGGACCTAACGAAAGAGAGATCGGCGTCGAAACTTAGACCGGACAGGATTACAAGTACGTTCTTGTTTGCTGCATGAACTGCTTCCGCTCCTTGTTGCATATACCTACGTACATTGAAAGGAAAACATTCGTTTGATTTTAATTAATAAATTATAACGAAGAGTACAATGAAAACAACTTCCGTTTGTTCAAGGTCAACTTTCAACCTAAAATTTTGATTTTTGTAACAAACTCTTAAATCATTGACAAATCCAAGAAACAACGTTTGTATATATGCCTCATTAACAAGTGTTTTATTCACATACTTTATTTTAGGGATACATTTGTTATAGTACATATATATATATATATATTTTAAATCTCAAAATAAAAAAGAAGAAACTTAATTAAAGATTTTTATTTGCTAAACTTTATAATAATTTTTTAATGTAATACATAATATATGCATGGGCTAAAAAGTAGTAACCTTACTTGAACCAGTCGTCCGCGTTTTGTTTAGGCCCTCTAAGTTCATTCCTTAGACTCATGCCAACGACATTAGAGACGCCATCGAACGTCGCCGCCATTTTACTCAAAGCGGCGGTCCATTCGGTGGGATCGAAGAACTTGTCACCGAAAAAACCGTTACCGTCGTTGTTGGCGCAGCACCACCCTGGTTTGGTTAGGTGGTTGTCTAATATAACCATCACATCATTGTTTCCTAATGTAGTAACCACCATCTGCCCAAACGAAAAATAAGCTTATATATATATATATCATCATCGACATTTCATTTTCACTTTTCTATTATAGGATTGCGGTTTTGGTTAAATTGGTCATTTTTAGATATATCACGGGGTTTTTAATATTTCCATGGCATGCGGTTTTTCCATTATGTTTATTTAGACTGGGCATCTTACAACCAAAATTTTGACATTTTAAGAAAATTTATAACATAATTATAACTAATTAGTGAATTATCATTCGTACTTCGATGATATCCGTATGACAATTTATCTAATGTATACAAAATAGCTTTGATATAAAATACTAATGCTGATTTGTAAAGTTTGGTTGGCAGCGTGATGATACATGATGTATGATATGCAACTTAGTATATGAGAATAAAGGTTTATGATCATAGAAAGAAAAAACCTGTGTTGTGAAATTTAGATTCGGAACAATACTAATGTTTTGTAATTTCAAGAACCTTAGTCTCTTTGTAATCTCATCTCCAAACGAGAATTTGAAAATCAGGTAAAAAGACTCGATCCTCGCTAAATAACTTACCAACTTTTGGGTACGCATATGCATGTTGCATTATACACCCATTAAGAATAGAACAAATCCATGAGAACATAATTAGCTCATGTGACAGAAAAGGCAAAAGGCCAAACAAACATCACGAGTGTTATGTGTTCTTAAGTTGCACATTAACTTCATTTACCCACTACCAAACAATTTTTAATTAATTAAGAAATTGACGATTGACATATTTCAGCGTACACATTCCCGGATATTTTGTTTAATAACAATTCCCAACCAAACCCCAACAAGATTTGATTGAATATTTTGTTTATGTAAAGTTTCCCACAAGAGTTGACGTGTTCTTTAGACAGTTTGGTTCTTCTACAATTTATATACGTGTAATAAGTTTGATAAGCAACATTGAAACTTGAAATTCATTCTTCTGTCAATGGAAGTTTTAACTATTAAATTAATTATAACTTTAAAAATTAGTTGAACAGATTCATTTTAATGTCTAAAGATTGCATTTCCCTAAAAGTGTAAAGCATAAGTCCATCGAACACCCTATATGCCTGGTCAGTTTAAATCTTTACACAATTCATATCAAGAAACAAATTAAAAACAGCAGAAATATAAAGAGAAGACTATAACACAAAAGCTCTTAACCTAAAAAAACATTTATATTCTTTTTCTTTGTAGCTGATTAATTTTTTACAATTCAATGATTCACCCCATCTTGTGTTTAATTAAGAAATAAATATAAAAATCATAGAAAAAGAAGGACCCCAAGCATTTTATTTCATCATATATCTTTTCATTTGAATGGATTGTTGAGGTGTTTCATGAATCGATATTTTATGGAAATAGCTTGTCTATATATAAAAAAATTGTTATTTTCTGTTAATTTGCAAAATACTCATTCTGTTTCGTAATAAGTGTCATTCTAGTTTTTTTTTCTTGTTACACAAAAAGTGTCACTTTACAATTTCAATGCAAATTATACTTATTTTCAACTGAAAATTAATTGTAAACTGCATTGGTTTTATAAATAATTTTATTTATCTCAAATACTTTTGGTCAGAAAGATGTAATTAATAACAACCTACATATATTTCCGCTACTTTCTTAGTCTGTGTGAAAAGTGTCAAAGTGACACTTATTCAGAAACGGAGGGAGGGAGTATGTTATATGTTCACATGACACATGAAAAAAGGATGTAGAGAAGGACACGTGTATGCTTACATATCTAAGATTTGCAATAAATATTCAAGTCATCTTAGTATAAAACCTATACTTTTAATCAAAAAACAAAACGGGTTTCAATATCTGCATTATAATTCAATCTCTAATACATTACTGTAAACTAATATAACCGACACAATTTTTGGAAAGTGAAAAGCTTGAAGATATTATAAGAGTGTACCTTGAAAGCTTCAATGAGGGAGATATCAATAATGGAGGGGTTGTTAGTTTGGAAGCCAACAATGTCATCTTTAAGACCAAAGCTTTGAAAAGATTGCCTCACTGTGACATTATTAGCTAATGTCTCATTAGTCATCAAATCCAACGCCCAAGTTAACCTAACACAATTGAAACCCATTTCAACTATCTTCTTGGCCACAGCGTCCACCGGTTGCTTGCTCAGCCCTTCAGCCACCACGGGCTGGAGGTGCGATGGCCAGTTCACACACGCTAGCTTCACTCGTTGACCATTCTCGTCGACAATCCAACGGGAGCTTGTTGAGAGTGGATAAGCCATGTTTGGGACGGTGTTTTGTGCAATGAATGAGAAGAAGAAACAGAAGAAGGGGAAAAAGCAAAACATGTGTTTTGGCTCTTTTCTCGTCATTGCTTGTATGCAGTTGTGTTTTCTTGTTTCTCTTGTGTGTTGGACAATCATTTTAACAATAGTCTTATTTATAGAGAGAGGGTTGAGAAGTAAATGTCTCTGTCCTTAAAATATGTTCTTCCTTTACTGTTCATAAATCATAAATTACAAGTTATGTTTTACCATTTTTTTTACGTTAATATCACTTGGCTTCCTCTCCGTGTTAACTGTAATCAACGTTTGATATATTGGTAATTAAAAAAAAATATTCTAAACATGAGTTTTCTTTAGAGTACCTGAAACGTGAATAGCTGGTGTCAATATCAGAAGTATGAGAAGTCTCATAAAGCTAAAACTCAACATTACAAGATTCCAAATATACATAACCATCTAGCTATCATGTATACATACTCCTACTAAATATCCTATACTTGAAAATGAAACGTCGCTAACTGTCAAAATACTAGAATGCGTGCAACAGTTCTAACTAAAATCCGTGTGAGCATTTAAAGACAAGATAGCCGTTTCACCCCTGAAAATAGGTTTCGAACAAGCATCTACATGAGCAGTATATCCACCGCACCGTCTTTCAGACTCAAATCAAATATTTAGTAATCGTTCAAATTAACAACGAATCAAAGTTAAAGAACAACACGTATGAAAGGTCACTTTTGATGATCAAAATGAATGAACCATATTTAGAAGTGTACATATCATTCTTGCGCATATGTTATGCTAATTTTCGTGAAGAAATGTTCAATATTTAGAAGGACGATGGTTTTATTTTTTGCGGTGAAATTCATTATATTAGGTGCTTATATGGAAAATTTGGTATACGTGAATTTAATAAATCAATGAAGAAAAAAATTAAACCTTATTTTTTCCAGTAGTAATATTACAGTATTATTTTTTGAATCAGGAAGACTAGTTAACATCTAGAACGCTTGAGTTTTTCAACATGTATATGTTAGGGAGCTTTGTCAACTCTATAGTT
Coding sequences within:
- the LOC106293527 gene encoding cytochrome P450 86B1; the protein is MSETSSMSLTERIYNHLCLFDVSLALLGLFVFCCVREKLAKKPGPTTWPVFGVTTEFFFNRNDVYGWVTRCLKTCRGTFLYRGIWLGGSYGAVTCVPANVEYMLKTNFKNFPKGVFFNERFNDLLEDGIFNADHESWKEQRRIIITEMHSTRFVEHSFQTTQDLVREKLLNVMESFEKSQEAFDLQDVLLRLTFDNICIAGLGDNPGTLGSDLPLVPFAQAFEEATESTLFRFMIPPFVWKTMRFLDVGYEKGLRKAVEVVHEFVDKMVVERICKLKEEKTLGNRSDVLSRIIEIESHHKKSDEKDPSIVKFFRQFCTSFILAGRDTSSVALTWFFWVIQRHPEVENKIISEVREILRQRGDHNQTSLFTVKELNDMVYLQAALSETMRLYPPIPMEMKQATEDDVFPDGTFLSKGSRVYFAIYAMGRMESIWGKDCEVFRPERWIQAGSFVSDDQFKYVVFNAGPRLCLGKTFAYLQMKTVAASVLLRYSVKVDPDHVVVPRVTTTLYMKHGLKVTISPRSLEEKR
- the LOC106293251 gene encoding uncharacterized protein LOC106293251 yields the protein MTRKEPKHMFCFFPFFCFFFSFIAQNTVPNMAYPLSTSSRWIVDENGQRVKLACVNWPSHLQPVVAEGLSKQPVDAVAKKIVEMGFNCVRLTWALDLMTNETLANNVTVRQSFQSFGLKDDIVGFQTNNPSIIDISLIEAFKMVVTTLGNNDVMVILDNHLTKPGWCCANNDGNGFFGDKFFDPTEWTAALSKMAATFDGVSNVVGMSLRNELRGPKQNADDWFKYMQQGAEAVHAANKNVLVILSGLSFDADLSFVRSRPVKLSFTKKLVFELHWYSFSDGNWATNNPNDICGRVLNRIRNGGEFLLNKGFPLFLSEFGIDERGGNADDNRYFGCVSGWAAGNDVDWSLWALTGSYYLREGKVGLVEYYGVLDSDWISVRNSSFLQKITLLQSQLQGPGPSTDAYNLVFHPYTGLCLVRSLNDTTMLTLGPCNSSEPWSYTKQTLRIKDQSLCLQSNGPGNRVTMTKTDCSSPGSIWQTISASKMHLASTTSNNTSVCLDVAADDKVLANACKCLSKDSSCEPMSQWFTIINATRPLKGSRLYKQLENLSPKSDLL